attaaaacaaacacagaacAATAGTTTAAATGCAATTCTTTCACTATAAACGATGTTTTAGTTTTCATACAACTGATGGCATCAAATTCAATCGGTAGAGAATTTAAACTTTATGTTTCAAGAGAAAACTTCCAAAAGAAAGGGACTGTGAACTTCTCTTGAAAATACTAGGAGTCGACCTGAAAAGTAATATTTGCGCTCACTTCTACAGTACAAGTTAAAATTAACTGTAGTTAATTCAATACAATCTGAAGCACAGAAAGTCAAGAGTAGcaagaaatggggctggggaggcagagaggaTCCCAGACCATACAGGACCCTATAGACCATGTAAGGAGatttcttttattctcaaaataatgCTTTAGTCTGATGTCTATCAGAACTATGAACTTTTTCCTATTCCATTTCAATTTCAAGATGGTTTGGGTGCTGAGGCTAAACTTATGAGCATTTATCTCCTAAGCTATGAACccacacttatttttattttattttttaaattttgagacaaggtctgaataaattgctgagcctggcttggaacttgcgatCTACCTTCCTTGGGTCTcgtaagtagctgggattacagccatgtaccactgtgcctggctcaatttcaattttttgtaATGACCTATTTAAAAGATTTGTGCAAAGAACATACTGGAAGAATGTAACAATAGATCTATGGACACCACTGGACTCCACTGCAATAGGTCAGGCAAGACCTGCATTATGATGTTGAAGGAGAAAagctgcccaatacaaaacataTTCAGGAGATCAAATGAAAGGGACTTGATGTAAGgttggaaaggaagagaggaagctTGGAAGGTTTCAAGAAGTAAACTGTTTCATAGCAAATATGAACAGAGTCTCAACACTAACCATCTGGAAGTCTACAGGAAGATCTCTCAGGTGACACCTGTCAGGAAGCACCAGTTTGACTTCCCCAATTCCTGGAAATAATGCAAAACCACTTTTCATGAAAGGTCTCAAGCAGATTCTGAAAAAgccattcaaatttattttcttttatttatttatttacttggtactggggattgaactgaggggccctctgccacatccccagccctattttgtactttatttagagacaggatctcactgagttccttagcgcctcgctattgctgaggctggctttgaactccggatcctcctttctcagcctcctgagccgctgggattacaggcgtgcactacagCGCCTGGctgaaatttaaatctttttattcatatattctgtGGTTGAATCGAGGAGAGGTTCAATTTGGATGATTAAGGAGCATCCCCAAAACCAAGTCCCGTCTCAAAGCACTAGTTGACCCGAGGAGCAATGGACGCTCTGTCTCCCTTTTAAAAGGGTGGGCGAATTCACTGACCTCTATGTCTTTCAGCTTCTGCAGGTGGCGCAGCCAGGGTCAAAGTCTCTAATCCCAGCTTGGCCCATGTGCCAAGCTCGCTACAGCGACAGTGAGAGGCTAAGACACAAGACATGGAGCCCACGCCCAGAAGCGAGAAGggccatccccagcacccagggcGTACTACCTTTTCGCGATGCGGTTTCCATCCTTCCTCTTTGCTGAGAGATGTCCAGAAAAGTCGGGTGCCCGGCCCCAGCCACTGCGGCCATGACGCCATTGACTAATGTGGGCACCAAGAAGCCGTCCACCCAATGCCAGCGAGTCAAAGGGTTGAAGACATCTGTAGGTTCCCTGTGCCAGAATGAGATGCCGGTCTGAACTGCAGCTACCCACACAGTGCCCGGGAGTAGCCACTGCGCCTTCGCCACCGCCCTTCGTGATGGCGTCACAGACCTGTTTGCTGAGTCGCTAGGTTGACAAACAGGACTTTGGCGACGACAGCGCCATCCATGGCCGGAGGCCTGTAGCACAGGTCTGTGAGTTTCTGTGAGTACTTCAGAGTTCAAATGGTACAGGAcctgaaataaaaaattaggtCCCTCTGCACCCAGTTCCTGATGTGTTCTTGGAGATGTGTCCCAgtgtttacatttacattttgtgTCTCTTATAGAt
The sequence above is a segment of the Marmota flaviventris isolate mMarFla1 chromosome 14, mMarFla1.hap1, whole genome shotgun sequence genome. Coding sequences within it:
- the LOC139701810 gene encoding uncharacterized protein isoform X2, whose amino-acid sequence is MLHQNDYLRVLYHLNSEVLTETHRPVLQASGHGWRCRRQSPVCQPSDSANRSVTPSRRAVAKAQWLLPGTVWVAAVQTGISFWHREPTDVFNPLTRWHWVDGFLVPTLVNGVMAAVAGAGHPTFLDISQQRGRMETASRKGGKTTSQLDRGCLRLDSLLSKFFCKSSLHSCLPIIASYFIQFSTENSTCFYSRSSVGTG
- the LOC139701810 gene encoding uncharacterized protein isoform X1 produces the protein MLHQNDYLRVLYHLNSEVLTETHRPVLQASGHGWRCRRQSPVCQPSDSANRSVTPSRRAVAKAQWLLPGTVWVAAVQTGISFWHREPTDVFNPLTRWHWVDGFLVPTLVNGVMAAVAGAGHPTFLDISQQRGRMETASRKGGKTTSQLDRGCLRLDSLLSKFFCKSFPQRIPRVSTPGAVLALADWRNCGLSFLGTCTWHNQWIVEIGLERGKSETMRLNHSKQTSQLLALGEQTKSLKSLQLQTLSWALGISL